The Actinopolyspora erythraea genome has a segment encoding these proteins:
- a CDS encoding transporter substrate-binding domain-containing protein encodes MARRTTLRAATLLPALALVVAAAGCGGGGGGEAKGVPLVNEGQLTTCTNAPYEPFESREDGEIVGFDIDLIDLVAEDLGVEQQVTNSPFTTIQSGQALNVGNCDVAAAAITINDVREENFDFSDPYFDATQALLAPRDSGIDSLAKLEGKTLGYQKGTTGAEYAKEHAEQHGATLKQFADLGLLLQGMRTGKVDAVINDDFALLDFEKENRNFEVTKELRTDESYGFGVKTGNDKLKNKINEVLAEAKRDGTYDRLYEKWFGTAPADS; translated from the coding sequence GTGGCGCGTCGGACAACGTTGCGGGCCGCGACCCTGTTACCCGCGCTCGCGCTGGTCGTGGCGGCAGCGGGCTGCGGCGGCGGTGGTGGCGGTGAGGCCAAGGGCGTCCCGCTGGTCAACGAGGGCCAGCTGACCACCTGCACCAACGCCCCCTACGAACCGTTCGAGTCGCGCGAGGACGGCGAGATCGTCGGCTTCGACATCGACCTGATCGACCTGGTCGCCGAGGACCTCGGCGTCGAGCAGCAGGTCACCAACTCCCCGTTCACCACCATCCAGTCGGGTCAGGCCCTCAACGTGGGCAACTGCGACGTGGCCGCCGCCGCGATCACGATCAACGACGTCCGCGAGGAGAACTTCGACTTCTCCGACCCCTACTTCGACGCCACCCAGGCGCTACTCGCCCCGAGGGACTCCGGGATCGACAGCCTCGCGAAGCTCGAGGGCAAAACGCTGGGTTACCAGAAGGGCACCACCGGCGCCGAGTACGCCAAGGAGCACGCCGAGCAGCACGGTGCCACGCTCAAGCAGTTCGCCGACCTCGGGCTGCTGCTGCAGGGCATGCGGACCGGAAAGGTCGACGCCGTGATCAACGACGACTTCGCGCTGCTCGACTTCGAGAAGGAGAACCGGAACTTCGAGGTCACCAAGGAGCTGCGGACCGACGAGAGCTACGGCTTCGGCGTCAAGACCGGCAACGACAAGCTGAAGAACAAGATCAACGAGGTGCTGGCCGAGGCCAAGCGGGACGGCACCTACGACCGGCTGTACGAGAAGTGGTTCGGCACGGCACCGGCCGACAGCTGA